ACGTCTTGAGCACCTAATTGTCGAAGCTCATCTGCTAATATTTCTTCTAATCCCAATTGCGTTTTAGCAATCATATTAAAATTATCTGTGGTGCTATTTTTCATTGGGCTAATTTAATCAAATAATACAGTAATAAATTTATATTTGAACAATGAAAAATTGGTTCGACACTTGGTTCAACACCCCCTACTACCATCTCCTGTATAAGGATAGAAATATGGATGAAGCAGAGTTTTTTTTGAAAAACCTTTTAAACCATTTAATGCCTAATAAAGACGATAAGTTTTTAGATATTGCTTGTGGAAAAGGAAGACACGCCATATTTATAAACAAAATGGGATACAATATTGAAGGCATAGATCTTTCTAAAGAAAGTATCCAATACGCTAATAGCTTTACTAATAATAAGCTGAATTTCAACGTTCACGATATGCGTAATTATTACAAGAAGGACGAATTCGATGTTGTACTCAATATTTTTACCAGTTTTGGATATTTTGACAATCCAGGAGATAACCTTAAGGCCATACAAGCCATGTCTGATAATCTAAAAAAAGGTGGGAAAATAATTCTTGACTTTATGAATGCCAAAAAGGTTGTTAATGAACTTGTTACTAGTGAATTAAAGACCGTCGAAAATATCGATTTTAATATTAAAAGAAGCTATGAAAACGGCTACATCTTCAAGGATATTTATTTCACTGATACTGAAGAGTACCACTTCCAAGAAAAAGTTCAAGCACTATTCCTATCTGATTTTATTGATTTATTTGAAAAATCTGATTTGAAAATCATAAATTTGTGGGGAGATTATTCACTTAATGATTTTAACACTATCCATTCACCTCGTCTTATTATACTAGCACAGAAATGACAATTACTGATTACATTATATTATTATCATCTGTTTTCGTAGGTGCACTGATTGCATTTTATATAAAAAACATATCACAAAACAATACCAAGCTACTCATTTCGTTTAGTGGTGCTTATTTGTTTTCTATTACTGTTTTACATCTAATACCAGAAACCTTTGCAGGACAACATAATCACATCATTGGATTATTTATACTTATCGGATTTTTTATTCAAATAATTCTAGAACATTTTTCTAAAGGTGTGGAACATGGTCATGGTCACGTACACGGAAGCATTCCTATTAGTATCCTTATAGGCCTAAGTATACATTCCTTTATTGAAGGTATGCCTCTAGGCAATCCTCATCATCATTCACACATGCATTCTTCTTTATTATCAGCCATTGCGCTACACAAAATACCTGTAGGTATAGTACTTACGCATATGCTCATTGAAAGTAAGATGTCTAAGTTGAAAATTATTTTATTGATTAGTGCATTTGCTATAACAACCCCTCTAGGAACATTATTCAGTCAGTATATCAGTAATATCTCTAATTATTATAGTGAAATAATGGCTATTGTTATTGGCATGTTCTT
This genomic interval from Flavobacteriales bacterium contains the following:
- a CDS encoding class I SAM-dependent methyltransferase, with the protein product MKNWFDTWFNTPYYHLLYKDRNMDEAEFFLKNLLNHLMPNKDDKFLDIACGKGRHAIFINKMGYNIEGIDLSKESIQYANSFTNNKLNFNVHDMRNYYKKDEFDVVLNIFTSFGYFDNPGDNLKAIQAMSDNLKKGGKIILDFMNAKKVVNELVTSELKTVENIDFNIKRSYENGYIFKDIYFTDTEEYHFQEKVQALFLSDFIDLFEKSDLKIINLWGDYSLNDFNTIHSPRLIILAQK
- a CDS encoding ZIP family metal transporter, which codes for MTITDYIILLSSVFVGALIAFYIKNISQNNTKLLISFSGAYLFSITVLHLIPETFAGQHNHIIGLFILIGFFIQIILEHFSKGVEHGHGHVHGSIPISILIGLSIHSFIEGMPLGNPHHHSHMHSSLLSAIALHKIPVGIVLTHMLIESKMSKLKIILLISAFAITTPLGTLFSQYISNISNYYSEIMAIVIGMFLHISTTILFESSEGHHFNSRKAIAIFLGTSIALISTFL